One window of Helicoverpa zea isolate HzStark_Cry1AcR chromosome 12, ilHelZeax1.1, whole genome shotgun sequence genomic DNA carries:
- the LOC124635042 gene encoding uncharacterized protein LOC124635042 translates to MVTVLNFVEVLVMDFTSEEKLYSINKIEFFEEWLKHEKDKRCDRLFEFISTKFNFSDITEECEREIKMKLASISSKIATRWVSSGKSKERFLNKNKLWLEGQEIEFCVRSTLPQPSTSTAELSRPGRPRKDFEDASFKTKKRRVEDLVQSRSVGELMTAAEVAARSTGQKNVARVIKDIGENPASASACLNIQQTSAVQRDRPLSNDEALAYYIDSKSTTHSYKQTRKWTMKVGHHVFPSYECIVKAKKGCYPSEEHIVVTQSRAEIELQAILNKTAERLIEAQREVVTSVLPNISPNSSFTLISKWGCDGSSGHSAYKQRFENSEDTDEFLFVYSFVPLRLIDEGNNTIWQNPRPSSTMFCRPIKFIFVKETMEMTKIETNKVLEQINNLEPTSCDLAGSEIYVKHKLLLTMTDGKVCNALTETHSSQKCYICGATPTMMNDEGRHFDSNQDNFGFGLSTLHAWIRSFECFLHISYKLDIKKWQARSSQEKASVKQRSDEIKQRFKHEMGLIVDKPKPGFGSTNDGNTARRFFGNPELSARITGLDVTIIKNFDVLLRTLCSGFEINLVEFNKLCLETRRLYLSLYSWYYMPATVHKLLIHSTEVVKTAIVPIGQLSEEAQEARNKDCRRFREHNTRKCSRLVTNRDLLNMLIITSDPLINSLREVPKKKSNKLCAEVLKLIIAPTIEPRPQIPSRPPQNEEDYLVSESSDCESDDSDIET, encoded by the exons ATGGTGACAGTTCTTAATTTTGTGGAAGTTTTAGTGATGGATTTTACTTCTGAAG aAAAGCTTTACTCTATTAATAAAATAGAGTTTTTCGAAGAGTGGCTTAAACACGAAAAAGACAAAAGATGTGATCGTCTATTTGAGTTTATTTCAACTAAGTTTAATTTTTCTGATATCACTGAAGAATGCGAAAGGGAAATTAAGATGAAATTAGCCAGCATTTCTTCAAAAATTGCAACGAGATGGGTGTCTTCAGGAAAATCAAAAGAACGTTTCCTTAATAAGAATAAGTTGTGGCTGGAAGGCCAGGAGATAGAATTTTGTGTACGATCGACTCTACCGCAACCTTCTACCTCAACCGCTGAACTTTCTCGGCCCGGAAGGCCTAGAAAAGACTTTGAAGATGCGTCTTTTAAGACCAAAAAACGTAGAGTTGAAGATTTAGTACAATCGCGAAGTGTTGGGGAACTAATGACTGCCGCAGAGGTAGCTGCACGGTCAACTGGACAAAAAAACGTTGCCAGAGTTATTAAAGACATTGGTGAAAATCCAGCTTCCGCAAGTGCGTGCTTGAACATTCAACAAACAAGTGCTGTGCAAAGAGATAGACCGCTAAGTAATGACGAGGCATTAGCGTATTATATTGATTCCAAATCAACAACTCACTCATACAAACAGACTAGGAAATGGACTATGAAAGTCGGGCATCATGTGTTTCCATCATATGAATGCATTGTCAAGGCAAAAAAAGGGTGTTATCCTTCTGAGGAGCACATTGTTGTGACACAATCTCGAGCAGAAATTGAGCTTCAagctattttgaataaaacagCAGAACGCTTAATCGAAGCTCAGAGAGAAGTCGTCACAAGTGTGCTTCCAAATATAAGCCCCAATTCATCGTTTACTCTTATAAGTAAATGGGGGTGTGACGGAAGTTCCGGTCATAGTGCTTATAAACAGAGATTTGAGAATAGCGAAGACACAGAtgagtttctttttgtttattcgTTTGTTCCCCTGAGGTTAATTGACGAAGGTAACAACACTATCTGGCAAAATCCTCGTCCATCATCCACGATGTTTTGTCGTCCAATCAAATTCATTTTTGTTAAAGAAACTATGGAAATGACAAAAATCGAGACAAATAAGGTTTTGGAACAAATAAACAACTTAGAGCCTACATCTTGTGATCTTGCTGGTTCTGAAATTTATGTTAAGCACAAGTTATTGTTGACAATGACCGATGGAAAAGTGTGCAATGCTTTGACAGAGACTCATTCATCGCAAAAATGCTATATTTGCGGGGCTACTCCCACAATGATGAATGATGAAGGAAGGCATTTTGACAGTAATCAGGATAATTTTGGCTTTGGTTTGTCAACATTACATGCTTGGATTCGTTCGTTTGAGTGCTTTTTACACATTAGTTATAAGTTGGATATAAAAAAATGGCAAGCTAGGTCTTCCCAGGAAAAAGCAAGTGTAAAACAACGATCAGACGAAATCAAACAACGATTTAAGCATGAAATGGGATTAATTGTGGACAAGCCAAAGCCTGGATTTGGTTCCACAAACGATGGAAACACAGCTCGACGTTTTTTTGGGAACCCTGAACTGAGTGCTCGGATCACAGGATTGGATGTTACAATCATCAAAAACTTTGATGTATTGTTGAGAACATTGTGTTCTGGTTTCGAGATAAATCTTGTTGAATTCAACAAGCTTTGTCTCGAGACAAGAAGACTTTATCTAAGTCTCTATTCGTGGTACTACATGCCTGCTACTGTGCATAAATTGTTAATTCATAGCACAGAAGTAGTTAAGACGGCAATAGTTCCAATAGGGCAGCTTTCAGAAGAAGCCCAAGAAGCAAGAAATAAAGATTGTCGGAGGTTTAGAGAGCATAACACCAGAAAGTGCTCTCGACTTGTCACGAATAGAGACTTGCTCAACATGTTGATTATAACATCTGATCCTCTGATCAATAGCCTCCGGGaagtaccaaaaaaaaaatcgaataaatTGTGCGCGGAGGTCTTAAAGCTCATCATAGCTCCCACCATAGAGCCTCGTCCTCAAATTCCATCAAGGCCTCCACAAAATGAGGAAGATTATCTTGTCTCGGAATCATCGGATTGTGAATCCGATGATTCTGATATTGAGActtag